CCGAATGGCTGACCAGGGCCATGGTGGATTCCGGAGAGAAGATAGAGTTTGACATGCATCCCATTGTGGACAAGCACTCTATCGGAGGCGTACCAGGCAACAAGATCACCCTGCTCATAGTGCCTATCGTGGCAGCCAATGGCCTGCTCATACCAAAGACCAGCTCCAGGGCAATAACAGGGGCCGGAGGCACTGCCGATCTCATGGAAGTACTGGCTCCCGTGGAATTCACTGCATCCCAGATCAAGGAAATGACCCAGAAGGTCGGAGGTGTCATAGTATGGGGAGGAGCCACCAACATAGCCCCTGCCGATGATAAACTCATCAAGGTGGAATATCCACTCTCCATAGATCCCCACTGCCAGTTGCTCGCATCCATCATGGCAAAGAAGAGTGCAGTGGGAGCGGACAAAGTGGTCATAGACCTGCCCATGGGTTCCGGTACCAAGATACCGGATATGGCTACCGGACGCAAGCTCGCCCGGGACCTCATGAGTCTGGGAGAGCGTCTGGGCATGGAAGTTGACTGTGCCCTTACCTATGGTTCATCACCTGTGGGAAGGACCATCGGTCCGGCCCTGGAAGTTCGGGAAGCTCTTAAAGTGCTGGAAAGCATGGAAGGTCCTAACAGCTTTATTGAGAAAAGTGTTGGCCTTGCAGGTATGCTTCTGGAGATGGGCGGTGCAGCAGCCCGGGGACAGGGACACGACCTGGCACTGGAGACTCTCCAAAACGGTAAAGCTCTGGCCAAGTTCAAGGAGATCATAGCCATACAGGGTGGCGATCCCAACGTAACCAGCAACGATATACAAATCGGTGAATTCAGTGCAGAGGTAAAAGCTCCCAGCAATGGATATATCATTGAGTTCCGCAACAAGCGCATAGTACAGATCGCAAGGCTGGCGGGTGCGCCAAACGACAAAGGCGCTGGTGTGTATATCCATAGAAAACTTGGCGAATCCGTAAAGCAGGGTGAACCCGTTATAACCATCTATGCAGAAAAAGAGGCAAAACTGCAGGCAGCTCTCAAGAGTGCCAGACAGGACCCCCCATTGATCGTGGAAGGCATGCTTATTGAAAGGCTGACCGATATCCGCGAGGTTTAACGGGTACAGTGAACATCATGCAAAGAATAGTGATCTTACGTCTAGGACACAGGGCCTTCAGGGACAAGCGTATAACCACGCATGTAGGGCTGACCGCCCGGGCCCTTGGCGCTGAAGGCATGCTGCTTGCCTCTGATGACCCCAGCATCAAGCAGAACATCGAGGATGTGGCTGCCCGCTGGGGCGGTGATTTCTATGTCACCAATGACGTGAACTGGAAGCATGAGATACGGAAATGGAAAGACGCAGGCGGAAAGGTCTGCCATCTTTCTATGTATGGCATAAACCTTCCGGACGCTGTGGATGAGATAAGACAATGTGAGCAGCTCATGATAGTTGTGGGTGCAGAAAAGGTACCTTCTGAGATATACGATCTTGCTGACTGGAACATTGCAGTGGGTAACCAGCCCCATTCCGAAGTCGCAGCTATTGCCATAACAATGGACCGCATAGCTGCCATGGATCCTCTTAAAAATCAGTTATCAGGAGGACAACTATCCATAGTGCCCATGGAACGAGGAAAAAAGGTTATCGAAAGACAGTGATCTGCCAGGCTTTCTACAATAGCCCAAAAAGTAATAATATATGATCAAAAAGTCAGGAGATGCAACAACTATTGCACCTCTTGGTATTTAAAT
This DNA window, taken from Methanomethylovorans hollandica DSM 15978, encodes the following:
- a CDS encoding tRNA (cytidine(56)-2'-O)-methyltransferase, yielding MQRIVILRLGHRAFRDKRITTHVGLTARALGAEGMLLASDDPSIKQNIEDVAARWGGDFYVTNDVNWKHEIRKWKDAGGKVCHLSMYGINLPDAVDEIRQCEQLMIVVGAEKVPSEIYDLADWNIAVGNQPHSEVAAIAITMDRIAAMDPLKNQLSGGQLSIVPMERGKKVIERQ
- a CDS encoding AMP phosphorylase, producing MQLKVQPIDIKVGKFKVVLNNLDAKELGVNPGDRVRIKNHTTVTAIVDFTEDMISPGMIGLYHEVQEQLHREWTETVEVEPAEKPKSARIIRKVMDQQKLTKEEIYELVKDITEENLTDIEVSAFLTASYINDMTEEETEWLTRAMVDSGEKIEFDMHPIVDKHSIGGVPGNKITLLIVPIVAANGLLIPKTSSRAITGAGGTADLMEVLAPVEFTASQIKEMTQKVGGVIVWGGATNIAPADDKLIKVEYPLSIDPHCQLLASIMAKKSAVGADKVVIDLPMGSGTKIPDMATGRKLARDLMSLGERLGMEVDCALTYGSSPVGRTIGPALEVREALKVLESMEGPNSFIEKSVGLAGMLLEMGGAAARGQGHDLALETLQNGKALAKFKEIIAIQGGDPNVTSNDIQIGEFSAEVKAPSNGYIIEFRNKRIVQIARLAGAPNDKGAGVYIHRKLGESVKQGEPVITIYAEKEAKLQAALKSARQDPPLIVEGMLIERLTDIREV